In the genome of Candidatus Nanopelagicales bacterium, one region contains:
- a CDS encoding ABC transporter permease, protein MATDQTTPAADQGDRRPRGRKAIARARRRAAFARGWRQFRTHRGGMTGIVILAFFGLLALLAPVLFPAETISVTRATGGVLDPPSGEFWLGTDESGRSILALLAWGGRVSLVVGIAATVISMVIGTTVGIAAGHYRGYGGAALERLTDWFLVIPFLPLAIVLATVLGGGSLLTIIIVIGVTSWAGTARLIRAQTLSVEGRPYLERSRALGAGNWHQMTRHVLPNVFPLVLANTTLTVAIAILSETTLSFLGLGDPLRPSWGAILDYAFSNGAVSAGAWWYIVPPGLCVVLVVLSFTLIGRALEEIVNPRLGGR, encoded by the coding sequence ATGGCGACCGACCAGACGACGCCCGCCGCGGACCAGGGCGACCGGCGGCCCCGCGGTCGCAAGGCGATCGCCCGGGCCCGCCGCCGGGCGGCCTTCGCCCGCGGCTGGCGGCAGTTCCGCACCCACAGGGGCGGGATGACCGGGATCGTGATCCTCGCGTTCTTCGGCCTGCTCGCCCTGCTCGCGCCGGTGCTGTTCCCCGCGGAGACCATCAGCGTCACCCGGGCCACCGGCGGCGTGCTGGACCCGCCGTCGGGGGAGTTCTGGCTGGGCACCGACGAGTCCGGCCGGTCGATCCTCGCGCTGCTCGCCTGGGGCGGGCGGGTCTCCCTCGTGGTCGGCATCGCGGCGACGGTCATCTCCATGGTCATCGGGACGACGGTGGGGATCGCCGCGGGCCACTACCGCGGGTACGGCGGGGCCGCGCTGGAACGGCTGACCGACTGGTTCCTGGTCATCCCGTTCCTGCCGCTGGCCATCGTGCTGGCCACGGTCCTCGGCGGCGGCTCGCTGCTGACGATCATCATCGTGATCGGCGTGACCTCCTGGGCCGGCACCGCCCGGCTGATCCGGGCGCAGACGCTGTCGGTCGAGGGCCGGCCCTACCTGGAGCGGTCCCGCGCTCTCGGGGCGGGCAACTGGCACCAGATGACCCGGCACGTGCTGCCCAACGTCTTCCCGCTGGTGCTGGCCAACACGACGCTGACGGTCGCCATCGCGATCCTGTCCGAGACGACCCTGTCCTTCCTCGGCCTGGGCGACCCGCTGCGGCCGTCGTGGGGAGCGATCCTCGACTACGCGTTCTCCAACGGGGCGGTGTCGGCGGGCGCCTGGTGGTACATCGTGCCGCCGGGCCTGTGCGTGGTCCTGGTGGTGCTGTCGTTCACGCTGATCGGTCGCGCGCTGGAGGAGATCGTGAACCCCCGGCTGGGA
- a CDS encoding ABC transporter permease codes for MSLIQEVAGGGGPDPVSGPPPLPRKEKGRRGLSPSAKFALRKTGAALGTLLFVLVFNFFLFRLLPGDPIGMYTRGRNVPAEQLAELRAQLDKPLLEQFLTYLRNPFSSAIDSAQFNRPVWELVTERIWPTLLLVGTAIVLASIIGVWIGIRSAWRRGGMFDKVSTGATLTLYSMPEFWLGMILLIVFGVGVFGMDGFFPIGGISTPGVDTSTPAGWLDVAWHMVLPVTTLTLVYLAEYALVMRASLLDEMGEDYLTTARAKGLTDKLVRRRHAVPNALLPTITLIFLNLGFTVSGAITVETVFSWPGLGLLSYEALRGPDVALLQAIFLLFSIGVVLANLMADLLYAVIDPRVRP; via the coding sequence GTGTCCCTCATCCAGGAGGTGGCCGGGGGCGGCGGTCCCGACCCCGTCTCCGGCCCGCCTCCGCTCCCGCGCAAGGAGAAGGGGCGGCGCGGGCTGTCGCCCTCGGCGAAGTTCGCCCTGCGCAAGACCGGGGCCGCCCTCGGCACCCTGCTGTTCGTCCTGGTCTTCAACTTCTTCCTGTTCCGGCTGCTGCCCGGTGACCCGATCGGCATGTACACGCGCGGACGCAACGTCCCCGCGGAGCAGCTGGCCGAGCTCCGGGCGCAGCTGGACAAGCCGCTGCTCGAGCAGTTCCTGACCTATCTGCGCAACCCGTTCTCCAGCGCCATCGACTCAGCCCAGTTCAACCGGCCGGTGTGGGAGCTGGTCACCGAGCGGATCTGGCCGACGCTGCTGCTGGTCGGCACCGCCATCGTGCTGGCGTCGATCATCGGCGTCTGGATCGGCATCCGGTCGGCCTGGCGGCGCGGCGGCATGTTCGACAAGGTGTCGACGGGCGCGACGCTGACGCTGTACTCCATGCCCGAGTTCTGGCTCGGCATGATCCTGCTCATCGTCTTCGGCGTCGGCGTGTTCGGGATGGACGGGTTCTTCCCGATCGGTGGAATCTCCACACCGGGGGTGGACACCTCGACGCCAGCCGGATGGCTGGACGTCGCGTGGCACATGGTTCTCCCCGTGACCACGCTGACGCTGGTCTACCTCGCCGAGTACGCGCTGGTGATGCGGGCCTCGCTGCTGGACGAGATGGGCGAGGACTACCTCACCACGGCTCGGGCGAAGGGGCTGACGGACAAACTGGTGCGCCGTCGGCATGCGGTCCCCAACGCACTGCTGCCGACGATCACGCTGATCTTCCTCAACCTCGGCTTCACCGTGTCGGGCGCCATCACGGTCGAGACGGTGTTCTCCTGGCCGGGTCTGGGACTGCTGTCGTACGAGGCGCTGCGCGGGCCGGATGTCGCTCTGCTGCAGGCGATCTTCCTGCTGTTCTCGATCGGCGTCGTCCTCGCGAACCTGATGGCCGACCTGCTGTACGCCGTCATCGACCCGAGGGTGAGGCCGTGA